A window from Brucella sp. BE17 encodes these proteins:
- the metK gene encoding methionine adenosyltransferase — MSRSSYLFTSESVSEGHPDKVCDRISDEIVDMIYKEARRSGVDPWSVRVACETLATTNRVVIAGEVRVPETFLKKNKDGSIAHDEAGHPLINPSRFRSAARKAIREIGYQQDGFHWKTVKIDVLLHPQSADIAQGVDNAADRQGEEGAGDQGIMFGYACRETPDLMPAPIYYSHKILEKLAEARHKGEGDAGKLGPDAKSQVTVRYENGKAAEITQIVLSTQHLDASWDSKKVRSVVEPYIREALGELPIAANCNWYINPTGKFVIGGPDGDAGLTGRKIIVDTYGGAAPHGGGAFSGKDTTKVDRSAAYAARYLAKNVVAAGFADRCTIQLSYAIGVAQPLSVYVDLHGTGKVAEAAVEKALREVMDLSPTGIRKHLDLNKPIYAKTSSYGHFGRKPGRDGSFSWEKTDLTKALKVALAA, encoded by the coding sequence GTGTCGCGCAGTTCTTATCTCTTCACCAGCGAATCGGTGTCTGAAGGTCATCCAGACAAGGTTTGCGATCGCATTTCCGATGAAATCGTTGACATGATCTATAAGGAAGCGCGCCGCAGCGGCGTCGATCCGTGGTCTGTCCGTGTCGCCTGCGAAACCCTTGCCACGACGAACCGCGTGGTGATTGCCGGTGAAGTGCGGGTTCCAGAAACGTTCCTGAAGAAGAACAAGGACGGCTCAATCGCCCACGACGAGGCTGGGCATCCGCTCATCAATCCGTCGCGTTTCCGCTCGGCAGCCCGCAAGGCAATCCGTGAAATTGGCTATCAGCAGGATGGCTTTCACTGGAAAACGGTAAAAATCGATGTGTTGCTGCATCCGCAATCAGCCGATATCGCGCAGGGCGTGGATAATGCCGCCGACCGGCAGGGTGAGGAAGGTGCGGGTGATCAGGGCATCATGTTCGGTTATGCCTGCCGTGAGACGCCAGACCTCATGCCGGCGCCGATCTATTATTCGCACAAGATTCTCGAAAAGCTCGCTGAAGCCCGCCATAAGGGCGAAGGTGACGCCGGTAAGCTCGGTCCCGACGCCAAGAGCCAGGTGACTGTACGTTACGAAAACGGCAAGGCTGCCGAAATCACCCAGATCGTACTTTCAACCCAGCACCTGGATGCAAGCTGGGATTCAAAAAAGGTACGTTCTGTCGTTGAACCCTATATCCGTGAAGCGCTTGGCGAGCTGCCGATTGCCGCCAACTGCAACTGGTACATCAACCCGACCGGCAAATTCGTCATTGGCGGACCGGATGGTGATGCAGGCCTGACGGGCCGCAAGATCATCGTCGACACCTATGGCGGTGCAGCCCCCCATGGCGGCGGCGCTTTTTCGGGTAAGGACACGACCAAGGTCGACCGCTCTGCCGCCTATGCCGCACGCTATCTGGCCAAAAACGTGGTTGCGGCCGGATTTGCAGACCGCTGCACGATCCAGCTTTCCTATGCCATTGGCGTAGCGCAACCGCTGTCGGTCTATGTCGATCTGCACGGCACCGGCAAGGTTGCAGAAGCTGCCGTCGAGAAGGCCTTGCGCGAGGTCATGGACCTGTCGCCGACCGGTATTCGCAAGCACCTCGATCTTAACAAGCCGATCTATGCCAAAACCTCGTCTTATGGCCATTTTGGCCGCAAGCCGGGCCGTGACGGTTCTTTCTCCTGGGAAAAAACCGATCTGACTAAGGCCCTGAAGGTCGCTCTTGCGGCATGA
- the miaB gene encoding tRNA (N6-isopentenyl adenosine(37)-C2)-methylthiotransferase MiaB: protein MSENRTDIQKAPAGNNTRKVFVKTYGCQMNVYDSQRMADSLAADGYVATDTPDDADLVLLNTCHIREKASEKLYSALGRLRKMKDKRQADGRELTIGVAGCVAQAEGQEILRRAPNVDLVIGPQTYHRLPNALARVRSGEKVVETDYALEDKFEHLPAPKREEVRKRGVSAFLTVQEGCDKFCTFCVVPYTRGSEVSRSVKQIVAEAERLADSGVRELTLLGQNVNAWHGAGDDGREWGLGELLFRLARIPGVARLRYTTSHPRDMDDSLIAAHRDLRQLMPYLHLPVQSGSDRILKAMNRRHKADEYVRLIERIRGVRPDMALSGDFIVGFPGETDQDFEDTMQLVREVHYAQAYSFKYSPRPGTPGADLANHVEESVKDERLQRLQALLAEQQYAFQNSMIGREMDVLIEKPGREAGQMMGRSPWLLPAVVENCSNVVGDIIPVKIYATGTNSLIAQKLP from the coding sequence ATGAGCGAAAATAGAACCGATATCCAGAAAGCACCGGCAGGCAACAACACGCGCAAGGTTTTTGTCAAAACCTATGGCTGCCAGATGAATGTCTATGACAGCCAGCGCATGGCCGATAGCCTTGCCGCGGACGGCTATGTCGCGACCGATACGCCGGATGATGCCGATCTGGTGCTGCTCAATACCTGCCATATCCGCGAAAAGGCATCGGAAAAGCTCTATTCGGCGCTGGGCCGCCTGCGCAAGATGAAGGACAAACGTCAGGCTGATGGGCGAGAGCTGACCATCGGTGTGGCCGGTTGTGTCGCACAGGCCGAAGGACAGGAAATCCTGCGCCGTGCGCCCAATGTCGATCTGGTCATCGGCCCGCAGACCTATCACCGCCTGCCCAATGCCCTGGCGCGGGTTCGCTCCGGCGAAAAAGTGGTCGAAACAGACTATGCGCTCGAAGATAAGTTCGAGCATCTGCCTGCGCCCAAACGCGAAGAGGTCCGCAAGCGCGGCGTCTCCGCATTTTTGACGGTGCAGGAAGGCTGCGATAAATTCTGCACTTTCTGCGTCGTGCCCTATACGCGCGGATCGGAAGTCTCGCGCAGTGTGAAGCAGATCGTGGCGGAAGCCGAACGCCTCGCCGATAGCGGCGTGCGCGAATTGACCCTGTTGGGCCAGAACGTCAATGCCTGGCACGGCGCGGGCGATGATGGCCGCGAATGGGGCCTGGGTGAATTGTTGTTTCGTCTCGCCCGCATTCCCGGTGTGGCGCGGCTGCGTTATACGACCAGCCATCCGCGCGACATGGACGACAGCCTGATTGCCGCGCACCGCGATTTGCGGCAATTGATGCCCTATCTGCACCTGCCTGTGCAGTCAGGCTCCGACCGCATTCTCAAGGCCATGAACCGCCGCCACAAGGCTGATGAATATGTGCGGCTCATTGAGCGTATTCGTGGTGTCCGTCCCGATATGGCGCTGTCGGGCGATTTCATCGTCGGCTTTCCCGGTGAAACGGATCAGGATTTCGAGGATACGATGCAGCTTGTGCGCGAGGTTCATTACGCTCAGGCCTATTCGTTCAAGTATTCGCCGCGTCCGGGAACGCCCGGTGCCGATCTTGCTAATCACGTTGAAGAATCGGTCAAGGACGAACGGCTGCAACGGTTGCAAGCGCTTCTGGCCGAGCAGCAATATGCGTTCCAGAATTCGATGATCGGACGCGAGATGGATGTGCTCATTGAAAAGCCGGGCCGCGAGGCGGGGCAGATGATGGGTCGTTCGCCCTGGCTTCTGCCCGCAGTTGTAGAAAACTGCAGCAATGTGGTCGGTGATATTATTCCTGTGAAAATTTACGCTACCGGCACCAATAGTCTTATTGCGCAAAAACTGCCCTGA
- the lnt gene encoding apolipoprotein N-acyltransferase: protein MIEKIAGRIIYSSGWRRALVAFLSGAFASLTQAPYDFLLAGFVSFPVLVWLIDGVRIAPDAGAIRRFFPAARVGWWFGFGYFVSGLWWIGTALLVDADQFAWALPLAVLGLPAFLATFYAFAVLVARGLWSDGLGRIFALSFGFALAEWLRSFLLTGFPWNAIGYAVMPTPLLMQSVALVGLFGMSALATLVFSSPALFAGGRFARCGLALATLITAAHVGFGAWTLSRAPAVGEQKGGLTIRIVQPSIAQALKWDNSERRSIFDRLIELTARPPLEGKSRPDVIVWPETAVPYLLSSTPSALTRIGETLQAGQLLLTGAVREQISADGNAPRYYNSILSINNEGRIVGSADKVHLVPFGEYLPFEGLLRRLGLQEVVEMPGGFTAAPSRHTVAVNNNVHFLPLICYEAIFPDELGFSGPKADAILNVTNDAWYGDTPGPYQHFRQAQVRAVEQGLPLIRAANNGISAVTDAYGRITTHLTLNEIGVIDADLSPARVPFWGKAPGFLQTVIALLTLLAASVAFRLSFHRRFN, encoded by the coding sequence ATGATTGAAAAAATCGCGGGCAGGATAATTTATTCAAGCGGCTGGCGTCGTGCGCTGGTCGCTTTTTTGAGTGGTGCTTTCGCATCGCTGACGCAGGCACCTTATGATTTTCTGCTCGCGGGCTTCGTTTCTTTTCCTGTTCTCGTCTGGCTTATTGACGGTGTGCGAATTGCTCCGGATGCAGGAGCGATCAGGCGGTTTTTTCCCGCAGCACGGGTCGGCTGGTGGTTCGGCTTCGGTTATTTCGTCTCGGGTCTTTGGTGGATCGGGACGGCACTTCTGGTCGATGCGGACCAGTTTGCCTGGGCCTTGCCGCTGGCCGTGCTTGGACTGCCAGCCTTTCTCGCAACTTTCTATGCTTTTGCCGTTCTTGTTGCGCGTGGCCTCTGGTCAGACGGACTTGGGCGCATCTTTGCGCTCAGCTTCGGTTTTGCGCTTGCTGAATGGCTACGCTCCTTTCTTCTGACCGGGTTTCCCTGGAACGCTATCGGCTATGCTGTAATGCCCACGCCGCTTCTGATGCAGTCTGTCGCTTTGGTTGGTCTTTTCGGCATGAGCGCTTTGGCCACCCTCGTTTTTTCGAGCCCGGCGCTTTTTGCGGGCGGACGGTTTGCGCGGTGCGGATTGGCGCTTGCGACACTGATTACGGCTGCCCATGTCGGTTTCGGCGCATGGACCCTGTCGCGCGCACCTGCCGTTGGCGAGCAAAAAGGCGGGTTAACGATCCGCATCGTGCAACCTTCCATCGCGCAGGCGTTGAAATGGGATAATAGTGAGCGCCGTTCGATCTTCGACAGGTTGATCGAATTGACCGCTCGTCCGCCATTGGAAGGCAAGTCGCGCCCCGATGTCATTGTTTGGCCGGAAACGGCGGTGCCCTATCTTCTCTCATCGACCCCTTCGGCACTGACACGGATCGGTGAGACATTGCAGGCGGGACAGCTTCTTCTCACAGGTGCTGTGCGCGAACAGATCTCTGCCGATGGCAACGCGCCACGCTATTATAATTCCATTCTTTCAATCAATAATGAGGGCAGGATCGTCGGCTCCGCCGATAAGGTGCATCTGGTGCCTTTTGGTGAATATCTGCCATTCGAGGGGCTATTGCGCAGGCTTGGGCTTCAGGAAGTGGTCGAAATGCCGGGCGGTTTCACTGCCGCCCCCTCGCGTCATACCGTTGCGGTCAACAACAATGTCCATTTTCTGCCGCTTATCTGTTACGAGGCTATCTTCCCCGATGAGCTTGGTTTCAGTGGGCCGAAGGCGGATGCCATCCTCAACGTGACAAATGATGCCTGGTATGGCGATACACCCGGTCCCTACCAGCATTTCCGGCAGGCGCAGGTGCGCGCCGTCGAGCAGGGATTGCCGCTCATCCGTGCGGCCAATAACGGTATTTCAGCTGTTACGGATGCTTACGGTCGAATCACCACTCATCTTACACTCAATGAGATTGGTGTGATCGATGCCGACTTATCCCCAGCTCGTGTGCCATTCTGGGGAAAAGCGCCCGGTTTTCTCCAGACTGTTATCGCGCTGTTAACCTTGCTGGCTGCTAGCGTGGCCTTTCGATTATCATTCCACAGGCGTTTTAATTGA
- a CDS encoding lysophospholipid acyltransferase family protein codes for MIGAIRIFIVVAAMVALCLTLIPVQYVFLKLKNGWKRSLPKLFHRIAARLFGFRIRTVGEIHRGRPLLLVANHTSWSDIIVMSAVGQVSFIAKSDVRSWPVFGHFAILQRTVFVERERRGKTGEQTSEIAKRLIAGDAMVLFPEGTTSDGNRVLPFKTALFGAAHAAIREAGVAEVIVQPVAIAYTHVHGMAMGRYHRPIASWPGDVELMPHLKGILREGAIDVEVRFGEPVVVTAATDRKALARTMEAKVRALLQTALLGREISEE; via the coding sequence ATGATTGGCGCAATCCGCATTTTTATCGTGGTTGCGGCCATGGTGGCGCTCTGTCTCACGTTGATCCCGGTTCAATATGTGTTTCTGAAACTCAAAAATGGCTGGAAGCGCAGCCTGCCGAAGCTCTTTCATCGCATAGCGGCGCGGCTGTTCGGGTTTCGCATTCGCACGGTGGGGGAAATACATCGCGGGCGTCCGCTGCTGCTGGTTGCCAACCACACATCATGGAGCGATATCATCGTGATGTCGGCAGTGGGGCAGGTGTCGTTTATTGCCAAGTCGGATGTGCGGAGCTGGCCGGTTTTCGGCCATTTTGCGATTTTGCAGCGCACCGTTTTCGTCGAGCGCGAGCGGCGCGGCAAGACCGGCGAACAGACCTCCGAGATCGCAAAGCGCCTGATTGCGGGCGATGCGATGGTGCTTTTCCCGGAAGGCACGACTTCGGATGGCAATCGTGTGCTGCCGTTCAAGACGGCACTTTTTGGTGCAGCCCACGCGGCGATCCGCGAAGCAGGCGTTGCGGAAGTGATAGTGCAGCCGGTGGCGATTGCCTACACACATGTGCATGGCATGGCGATGGGGCGCTATCATCGCCCGATTGCTTCATGGCCGGGCGATGTCGAGCTGATGCCGCATTTGAAGGGTATCTTGCGCGAAGGTGCCATTGACGTCGAGGTGCGTTTTGGCGAGCCGGTGGTGGTGACAGCGGCAACCGATCGCAAGGCGTTGGCACGCACTATGGAAGCCAAGGTGCGGGCATTGCTGCAAACTGCCCTTCTTGGACGAGAAATTTCGGAAGAATAG
- the ybeY gene encoding rRNA maturation RNase YbeY, translating into MPDNTIDIDLMIEAGSWPDETVLEDLVKKAVEAAWSNLDLKHMPSELSVVFTDDASIKLLNAQWRDKDKATNVLSFPAFPVKAGSQPGPMLGDIVIAYETVEREAADEGKPVNNHLTHLIVHGFLHLLGYDHETDIEAEEMERRERQILHALAISDPYAVCD; encoded by the coding sequence GTGCCAGATAACACGATAGATATCGATCTCATGATCGAGGCCGGTTCATGGCCAGACGAAACCGTTCTTGAAGACCTTGTAAAAAAAGCTGTCGAGGCGGCATGGTCCAATCTGGACCTCAAGCATATGCCAAGCGAATTGAGTGTCGTCTTTACCGACGACGCTTCGATAAAGCTTCTCAACGCGCAATGGCGCGACAAGGACAAGGCGACCAATGTGTTGTCGTTTCCCGCCTTTCCTGTCAAGGCGGGTAGCCAGCCGGGTCCGATGCTCGGTGACATCGTCATTGCCTATGAAACCGTCGAGCGCGAAGCCGCTGACGAGGGCAAGCCTGTCAACAATCACCTGACTCATCTGATCGTGCATGGATTTCTGCACCTTCTGGGTTATGATCATGAGACGGACATTGAGGCGGAGGAAATGGAGCGTCGGGAGCGCCAGATCCTTCATGCTCTTGCCATCTCCGACCCTTATGCTGTATGCGATTAG
- the tsaB gene encoding tRNA (adenosine(37)-N6)-threonylcarbamoyltransferase complex dimerization subunit type 1 TsaB: MKILALDTAASWCAAAVLDKEHDSVLGAVSENIGKGHAEVLMDHIGRALAQAALSIRDIDRVAVNVGPGSFTGVRIGVSAARGFALALDCPAIGITAFEALAFETQDKTAGKPVTVFLDAHRGEIYAQGFDAGLHPLSQPLIFSRGEAEAYARALSGDTVLAGSAAASINEACGGGFALASLEPTARIDTYARLGAKRASGDAPKPLYMRGPDAKPQVGFALPRKPAGV, translated from the coding sequence ATGAAAATACTTGCACTCGATACCGCAGCCTCCTGGTGTGCCGCCGCTGTTCTGGATAAAGAGCACGATAGCGTGCTTGGCGCAGTCAGCGAAAATATCGGCAAAGGCCATGCCGAAGTGCTGATGGATCATATCGGGCGCGCGTTGGCGCAGGCAGCCCTCTCGATCCGTGATATTGATCGCGTGGCGGTCAATGTCGGCCCGGGTTCGTTTACTGGCGTGCGCATCGGTGTTTCTGCGGCGCGTGGCTTTGCGCTTGCGCTTGATTGCCCGGCCATTGGCATCACCGCCTTTGAGGCGCTGGCCTTTGAAACGCAGGACAAGACCGCCGGAAAACCTGTGACGGTGTTTCTCGACGCACACCGCGGCGAGATTTATGCGCAAGGCTTTGATGCCGGACTGCATCCATTGTCGCAACCGCTCATCTTTTCGCGTGGAGAGGCTGAAGCCTATGCGCGCGCGCTGTCCGGCGATACCGTTTTGGCCGGTTCTGCTGCCGCATCCATCAATGAGGCCTGTGGCGGCGGATTTGCATTGGCGTCCCTTGAGCCGACGGCCCGGATCGATACTTATGCCCGGCTTGGCGCAAAGCGTGCGTCGGGTGACGCGCCAAAGCCGCTTTATATGCGTGGACCCGATGCCAAGCCGCAGGTGGGGTTTGCATTGCCGCGCAAGCCAGCCGGAGTATAG
- the rimI gene encoding ribosomal protein S18-alanine N-acetyltransferase: MMGLLFGRFAHRAVSVEPLAVKDSQAIQRLHAVAFHHGWSSDDFRSLIVQDTVFGFVARPHGKPDAVCGFVLARLVAGEAEILTIAVAREMQRHGVGRALMDAVLRHLYQERTETLFLEVDAANVAAQALYRRLGFHKVGDRPAYYETADGRSSALILRRDLVRNAETPQ; encoded by the coding sequence ATGATGGGCTTGTTGTTTGGGCGCTTTGCGCACAGAGCGGTTTCCGTGGAGCCGCTCGCTGTCAAGGACAGCCAGGCAATCCAGCGCCTTCATGCGGTCGCCTTTCATCATGGCTGGAGTTCGGATGATTTCCGCTCGCTGATTGTGCAGGATACGGTTTTCGGCTTCGTGGCGCGCCCGCACGGCAAGCCCGATGCGGTTTGTGGGTTCGTACTTGCGCGCCTTGTGGCGGGTGAGGCGGAAATCCTGACCATCGCCGTTGCGCGTGAGATGCAGCGACACGGTGTCGGCCGCGCATTGATGGATGCAGTATTACGTCATCTCTATCAGGAGCGTACTGAGACGCTGTTTCTGGAAGTGGATGCCGCCAATGTGGCGGCACAGGCGCTTTATAGGCGCCTGGGATTTCACAAGGTGGGAGATCGTCCGGCCTACTATGAAACTGCCGATGGGCGCTCATCAGCACTCATTCTGCGCCGTGATCTGGTACGCAATGCAGAGACGCCGCAATGA
- a CDS encoding helix-turn-helix domain-containing protein: MVENKKKPNPIDVHVGSRIRLRRNMLGLSQEKLGENLGITFQQIQKYEKGTNRVGASRLQAISSVLNVPVSFFFDDAPGSGNTSTSGFAEDNEATYVVDFLSSNEGVQLTRAFTKISDPKVRRKIIDLVKSLAADTE; this comes from the coding sequence ATGGTTGAAAATAAAAAGAAGCCGAATCCGATTGACGTGCATGTCGGCAGCCGCATCCGGCTGCGCCGTAACATGCTGGGCCTTAGTCAGGAAAAACTCGGAGAGAATCTGGGCATTACCTTTCAGCAGATTCAAAAATACGAGAAGGGCACCAACCGTGTCGGTGCCAGCCGACTTCAGGCGATTTCTTCCGTGCTCAATGTTCCTGTTTCCTTCTTCTTTGACGATGCACCGGGTTCCGGCAACACGTCCACGAGTGGCTTTGCCGAAGACAATGAAGCGACCTATGTGGTCGATTTCCTCAGTTCCAACGAAGGCGTTCAGCTCACACGGGCTTTTACCAAGATTTCGGACCCGAAAGTGCGCCGCAAGATAATCGATCTGGTGAAATCGCTCGCTGCCGATACCGAATAA
- the dps gene encoding DNA starvation/stationary phase protection protein Dps: MSKKSMHATRNDLPSNAKTTVIALLNENLAATIDLALITKQAHWNLKGPQFIAVHEMLDTFRADLDNHVDTIAERAVQLGGTALGTTQVVASETKLKPYPTDIYAVHDHLGALIERYGDVANLLRKSIKDADEAGDDNSADIFTAASRSLDKALWFLEAHVQEKN, from the coding sequence ATGTCCAAGAAGTCGATGCATGCAACCCGCAACGATCTTCCCTCCAATGCCAAGACGACGGTGATTGCACTTTTGAATGAAAATCTGGCCGCAACCATCGATCTGGCGCTCATTACCAAGCAGGCACACTGGAACCTCAAGGGTCCGCAATTCATTGCCGTGCACGAAATGCTCGACACTTTCCGCGCCGATCTCGACAATCATGTCGATACGATTGCCGAACGCGCCGTGCAGCTTGGCGGTACGGCCCTTGGCACGACACAGGTTGTCGCCAGCGAAACAAAGCTAAAACCTTATCCGACCGATATTTATGCCGTGCATGACCATCTTGGCGCATTGATCGAGCGCTATGGCGATGTCGCCAATCTTTTGCGCAAATCGATCAAGGATGCCGACGAAGCGGGCGATGATAACTCGGCTGATATTTTTACCGCCGCCTCGCGCTCGCTCGACAAAGCGCTCTGGTTCCTGGAAGCGCATGTGCAGGAAAAGAACTGA
- a CDS encoding PhoH family protein, with amino-acid sequence MAHIVLTFDNNRLASALYGQFDENLARIEQKLGVDVRSKGNQLSIRGEAVATEQARRALDHLYESVQKGHELSVSDVDGALRMAIAADDQLSLPTLENKGKLSAAQISTRKKTIFARTPTQDAYMRALDRSELVFGVGPAGTGKTYLAVAHAAMLLERGLVERIILSRPAVEAGERLGFLPGDMKEKVDPYLRPLYDALYDMMPAEKVERALIAGVIEIAPLAFMRGRTLAHAAVILDEAQNTTSMQMKMFLTRLGEGSRMIVTGDPSQIDLPPGQKSGLVEALRVLEDVEGVIKVRFTEKDVVRHPLVAAIVGAYDRDGKKPA; translated from the coding sequence ATGGCCCACATCGTGCTTACCTTCGACAATAACCGTCTTGCGAGCGCGCTTTACGGCCAGTTCGACGAGAATCTGGCCCGTATCGAGCAAAAGCTTGGTGTCGATGTCCGCTCCAAGGGCAATCAACTGTCGATCCGGGGCGAAGCAGTGGCTACCGAACAGGCACGCCGTGCGCTCGATCATCTCTATGAAAGCGTGCAGAAGGGCCATGAGCTGAGCGTATCCGACGTTGATGGTGCATTGCGCATGGCAATCGCCGCTGACGATCAGTTGAGCCTGCCGACGCTGGAAAACAAGGGTAAGCTGTCTGCTGCCCAGATTTCCACGCGCAAGAAGACGATCTTTGCCCGCACGCCGACGCAGGATGCCTATATGCGTGCGCTCGACCGCTCCGAACTGGTCTTCGGTGTCGGACCGGCGGGTACCGGCAAGACCTATCTGGCGGTGGCGCATGCTGCGATGCTTTTGGAACGCGGCCTTGTCGAGCGCATCATCCTGTCGCGTCCAGCGGTGGAGGCGGGCGAGCGTCTCGGCTTCCTGCCCGGTGACATGAAGGAAAAGGTCGATCCCTATCTGCGTCCGCTTTATGACGCGCTTTACGATATGATGCCTGCGGAAAAGGTCGAACGTGCCTTGATCGCCGGTGTGATTGAGATCGCGCCGCTTGCCTTCATGCGCGGGCGCACACTGGCGCATGCCGCGGTTATTCTCGATGAAGCGCAGAACACCACCTCGATGCAGATGAAGATGTTTTTGACGCGTCTGGGCGAGGGATCACGCATGATAGTCACTGGTGATCCAAGCCAGATCGATCTGCCCCCCGGTCAGAAATCGGGTCTGGTGGAAGCGCTTCGGGTGCTTGAGGATGTGGAGGGTGTTATCAAGGTGCGCTTCACCGAAAAAGACGTGGTGCGTCATCCGCTGGTGGCAGCCATTGTCGGGGCCTATGACCGCGACGGCAAAAAACCGGCGTAA
- the rimP gene encoding ribosome maturation factor RimP: protein MTQQIEGNEAAANDADERIIRETGVDAKVAGIVEPVINTLGFRLVRVRLSGLNGQTLQIMAERPDGTMTVEDCELLSRTVAPVLDVEDPLSGKYHLEISSPGIDRPLVRKSDFSDWAGHIARVETSIVHEGRKKFRGRIVVGDAASVTIESDQISYGNDPVVRIPFDLIADARLVLTDDLIRDALRKDKALREGRIPDDDLGGDLGDEDTAEAETDQK from the coding sequence TTGACGCAGCAGATTGAAGGCAATGAAGCAGCAGCGAATGATGCGGATGAGCGCATCATTCGTGAAACAGGTGTCGACGCCAAAGTGGCAGGCATCGTGGAGCCTGTGATCAATACGCTTGGCTTTCGTTTGGTGCGTGTGCGGCTTTCAGGGCTGAACGGCCAGACCTTGCAGATCATGGCGGAACGGCCCGACGGCACCATGACGGTTGAGGATTGTGAATTGTTGAGCCGTACGGTTGCGCCTGTTCTCGATGTCGAAGACCCGCTTAGTGGCAAATATCATCTTGAGATTTCCTCGCCGGGTATCGACCGTCCCCTGGTGCGCAAATCGGATTTTTCCGACTGGGCCGGTCATATTGCTCGCGTTGAAACGTCGATCGTGCACGAAGGTCGCAAGAAATTTCGCGGTCGCATCGTTGTCGGCGATGCAGCATCGGTGACGATTGAAAGCGACCAGATTTCCTACGGCAATGATCCGGTCGTGCGCATTCCTTTCGATCTGATTGCCGATGCGCGTCTGGTTCTCACCGATGATCTCATTCGTGATGCGCTGCGCAAGGACAAGGCTCTGCGCGAAGGTCGCATTCCTGATGATGATCTCGGGGGTGATCTGGGTGATGAAGATACGGCGGAAGCTGAAACGGACCAGAAATAG
- a CDS encoding tRNA (guanosine(46)-N(7))-methyltransferase TrmB, which produces MSDENHPTRAAGNFYGRRHGKPLRPHQNDLFGDLLPRLKLNLDAPAPQDLRSLYDIRVEAVRLEIGFGGGEHLHHESGRYPETGFIGIEPFINGMAKMLAALDQASRPNLRLYDEDATAVLDWLPDASLSGIDLFYPDPWHKRRHWKRRFVSDANLDRFARVLKPGAKFRFASDIEHYVNWTLQHCRRHPAFEWQAQGPSDWAEAYDGWPGTRYEAKAFREGRVAAYLTFIRL; this is translated from the coding sequence ATGAGTGATGAAAACCATCCAACACGCGCGGCCGGAAATTTTTACGGTCGCCGTCACGGCAAACCGCTTCGTCCGCATCAGAACGATCTGTTCGGCGATTTGCTGCCGCGCCTAAAGCTCAATCTTGATGCGCCTGCGCCTCAGGATTTGAGAAGCCTGTATGATATTCGGGTCGAGGCCGTCCGTCTTGAAATCGGTTTTGGCGGTGGTGAGCATTTGCATCATGAGAGTGGGCGCTACCCGGAAACCGGCTTTATCGGGATCGAACCTTTCATCAATGGCATGGCCAAGATGCTGGCAGCCCTCGATCAGGCTTCGCGCCCCAATCTGCGCCTTTATGATGAAGATGCGACGGCCGTTCTCGACTGGCTTCCCGATGCCTCGCTTTCCGGGATCGATCTTTTTTATCCCGATCCGTGGCACAAGCGCCGTCACTGGAAACGCCGTTTCGTGAGTGACGCCAATCTCGACCGTTTTGCGCGCGTGCTCAAACCTGGTGCGAAGTTCCGCTTTGCCTCTGATATCGAGCATTATGTCAACTGGACGCTGCAGCATTGCCGCAGGCATCCCGCCTTCGAGTGGCAGGCGCAAGGCCCATCCGACTGGGCAGAAGCCTATGACGGCTGGCCCGGCACCCGCTATGAAGCCAAGGCATTTCGCGAGGGCCGGGTTGCCGCTTATCTGACTTTCATCCGGCTTTGA